The region TATGACGATGCTGATGATTTAAATGAAAAAATTGATTATTATTTGGCTCATGAAGATGAACGGGTTAAACTTGCAGAAAAAGGTAGGAAAATAGTTCTTGAGAATCATACTTTTGATAAAAGAGTTGAAGAGATTTTATCCGCATTATGTGAATTAAAGTTTTAAGTTTAATAACATTTTCATGAGAGGTTTATATTGTTATCATGTTATTGTGGACATTTCTGTAGTTCAACATATATAATTTATGAATTATTTTATACAAAAAAGATATAATTTAGATAATTTTTAAACATTTTACCAAAATTAATTTATATAATAATGATTAAATTTTATATTATAGATTAATTATGGTGTTGATTATGAAGATTGTCTCAATAACTATGATTAAGAATGAATCAGATATTATCGAGTCATTTATTAGATATAATTTAAATATTTTTAATGAAATGATTATACTGGACAATGGAAGTACTGATGACTCATCAAATATCATTTTAAAGCTTCAAAATGAAAAACTACCTGTAGTGCTTATTAAAGATGATGATGCCTACTATAATCAAAATGATAAATTGACTTATTTGTTAAACAGAGCTATAGATGAATTCGATGCTGATATGGTCTGTCCATTGGATGCTGATGAGTTTATATCATCTGACATAACAAATCCAAGAGAAATCCTTGAAAATCTTGATGAAAATTCATATTATCAAATCAGGTGGCAGACTTATGTTCCAACTGCCAATGATGATTTTGACATCAAATTTATTCCATCAAGATTAAACCATGTCCGTGATGAACAGTTTGATATTCACTATAAAATTGTGATTCCTAAAAATGTTGTAAATAATTTTGATGTTTCTATTGATATGGGATCACATAATCTGATTTTCAAAAACCCTGAAGAAAAATTAACTCCGATTCGAATCAATGATTTGAGAATTGCTCATTTTCCGTTAAGGTCATTGGAGCAATGTATGTCCAAAATTCTTGTTGGTTGGCCAAATCTAATTGAGAAAAATAAGCAGAACAATGTATGGGGTCATCATTGGAAATCATTGTTTGAAAAAATCAAACAAAAGCGCACAATTTCTTATGAAGATTTGGAATATTTTTCAAAGAATTATTCTTTAAGGAATATTGTGATGACATTGAAATTGTTCCAAAAACAATGAATATCGATTTTTGCGAAAATATTGATATTAAATATGATTATGATTATAATTATTTAAGAAATCTTTTAGATAATTATGTTTATTTTGTTGAAGAGTTGCTGTTGGCTAAAAAGAAATTGAATCTTTAAGACAAGATGTTGTTGGTTAATTAGAAGATTCACAATTAAATATATTATTACTTCAAAAGAATGTTAAATTTAATTGCAATGAGTATTTGGTCCGATGGGCGGTCTGGTTTTGCACAATTTTGATAGTTAAGATATGGTATCAATAACTCCTAATTTTGAAAAGAGTCCGTAATATGTTAGTGATTATTTGATTTTCATCTGTTTTGCGTCTGATTTAATTGCAAGAATATTTTAGTTCGAATTTTATTTTCATATCTTGAAAAGGTTAAAATGACTTATAAGTAAACTACTTGGAGAATATAGTTAAAAATGATGTTAAATTAATGAAATTTTCATTATTTTTATTTATTTTGTATTGAAATCCTGTAGGAGTAGTAATATAATTATTTTTAATCTCTGAGTTTAATTGTCTAATTGAATAAAAATAGGAAAAATTGAGTCTAAAATAAGGTTGAATATGTGGAAACATTAATAAAAATCAAGTGGATAGAGGGATGGTTTCCAATCCCAAAAATATATTAAGAAACTATAGTCAGGATTAACTATAGTATTTCTTGTAGGTTGTAAGCAAATCTAATTTCACTGTTTAAAAATCTATTTTTGAATATATATTTTTTATTGAAAAAATTAGTAATATCATAAATAATCTTTATACTATATTAAAATCATATTATTAACGGGGAAGATATTATGAAAGCAGTTATTCCAGCAGCAGGTTTGGGTACTAGACTTTTACCTGCAACCAAAGCACAACCAAAAGAAATGTTACCTGTTTATGACAGACCTACTATCCATTATGTCATTGAGGAAGCCCTGGCTTCAGGAATAGATGATATTCTAATAGTAACAGGCAGAAACAAAAGGTCAATTGAAGATTATTTTGACAAATCCTACGAACTTGAATATACCTTGCAGAAGGCAGGCAAAGACCGTGACCTTAAAAAGGTTAGAAAAATCACTGATTTAGCTGACATCTGTTATGTCCGGCAGAAAAATCTTATAGGATTAGGTGATGCAATTAGCTGTGCTGAAAGACACATTGGTGACGAGCCTTTTGCAGTTCTTTTAGGAGATTCCATCACAAGATCAAAAACTCCTTTAACAAAACAGCTGATTGATGTTTTCAGCCAATACAACAAATCTACAATCGCAATCAGGCAAGTCACACCCGACAGAATCAGCAGGCATGGTATTGTCAGCGGATCTGCAATAAATGACAATGTCTATAAAATAGATAATCTCGTTGAAAAGCCAAATGTTGATGAAGCCCAATCTGACCTTGCAATCGTCGGAAGATATATCATAACACCGGATATTTTTGATAAGATTTCACAGACAGAACCAGGATTCAACGGTGAAATCCAGCTGACAGATGCACTTTCCAAGATGGATGAAGTATATGGTGTCAAGTTCGACGGTGATGTCTTCAACATTGAAAACAGGCTGGAATGGCTTAAATCATCAATCAATTTTGCAATGTATGATGATGAGTTCAAGGATGATTTGATTAGTTACATGAAGACTTTCATTTAATTTCAAGAATATGATTTCATCGAAACTCCAAGAAATATTGTATGTTATCTACATCTCTTTTTAAGTTAACGTTTAGTTAACTTATTACTTTTGTTAAATTAATTTGTACATAAATTATTTCTATACTTGCTATAAATTCTATCTATATTATTAATTGTTATTTTTATTAAATGATGGTTTGAAATCCTAGTGCAAATATTTTTTTTAAAATCATTTTTTAGTAATCCATAAACAATTTGGAATTATTCATATATTCAAACAATACTCTTCATTGATGTTGTTACTTAGTTCACATATTTCATTGATTATTTCAGTAAAAATTAATACATATTAATCACAAAACATGGTTTATATTATGGGGGAGGATATATGAAAAGATATTTGTAATTTTTTGCTTAGTGTGTTTTGAAACAAAAGATCAATTGAAGATTACTTTGACAAATCATATGACTCGAATACACTCTGCAAATGGCGGGCAAGGACCGTGACCTAAAAAAGGTCAGAAAAATCACAGACCTTGCAGACATATGCTATGTCGGACAGAAAAACCTCAAAGGCCTGGGAGATGCAATCGCATGTGCTGAAAGACATACTGGAGGTGAGCCTTTCGCAGTTCTTTTAGGCGATTCAATCACAAAAAGTGCAAAACCATGCACAAGGTAGTTCATTGATGTTTTCAAAAAATACAAAAAACCTGCAATTTCACTCAGGGAAGTTCCATGCGAAAAGATATGCAGTTACGGAATTGTTGACGGCAATAAAATCGATGAAAACATTTATAAAATTACATTATTATAAAATTGACATTATGATGCCTTAGATTTAATTCATTTTTTTTAAAATTATGCTTGTATTCCAAGAATCAATTTCTTTAACCTCAGCAATCAATTTTACATTATTTAAGTCCATTTCTATCGCTAAAGCTTTGGAATAATTAATAGGCAAACTTCCTATAATACTATTTCCATATTTCAAATCAATTTTATACAAATTAAACTTGTTAGTTAAATCCCTTTCTAAATGTAAAATAGAACCAATATCTAGATTATCCGTATTAATATGTACCTCAATATCGCTTCCTAAAAATGTATCAAATTGTTTTTGATTATAATTTTTTTCTTGTAAAATCTGAATTATTTCTTTTTTCTCGGAATCATTAAAATTTGGATTGTTAATCAGATTATCAAAATCAATATTAAAAAACCAATCATTGTCATTTTCATTTAAATACTCATTCACTATCTTAATACAAGTGTCTCGATTTTCAATTCCTAAATTCTTGCATTTACAGGTTTCTGGATTATTTAATCCATATTTAATATATGAAGAAAAATTT is a window of Methanobrevibacter sp. DNA encoding:
- a CDS encoding glycosyltransferase family 2 protein, encoding MKIVSITMIKNESDIIESFIRYNLNIFNEMIILDNGSTDDSSNIILKLQNEKLPVVLIKDDDAYYNQNDKLTYLLNRAIDEFDADMVCPLDADEFISSDITNPREILENLDENSYYQIRWQTYVPTANDDFDIKFIPSRLNHVRDEQFDIHYKIVIPKNVVNNFDVSIDMGSHNLIFKNPEEKLTPIRINDLRIAHFPLRSLEQCMSKILVGWPNLIEKNKQNNVWGHHWKSLFEKIKQKRTISYEDLEYFSKNYSLRNIVMTLKLFQKQ
- the galU gene encoding UTP--glucose-1-phosphate uridylyltransferase GalU, encoding MKAVIPAAGLGTRLLPATKAQPKEMLPVYDRPTIHYVIEEALASGIDDILIVTGRNKRSIEDYFDKSYELEYTLQKAGKDRDLKKVRKITDLADICYVRQKNLIGLGDAISCAERHIGDEPFAVLLGDSITRSKTPLTKQLIDVFSQYNKSTIAIRQVTPDRISRHGIVSGSAINDNVYKIDNLVEKPNVDEAQSDLAIVGRYIITPDIFDKISQTEPGFNGEIQLTDALSKMDEVYGVKFDGDVFNIENRLEWLKSSINFAMYDDEFKDDLISYMKTFI